In the genome of Enterococcus sp. DIV2402, the window CTTATCTGGCCAAAAATTCAAAATGGCATTAACTCCATGCAAGGTTTCTTAGCAAGTTCAGGCGTGTTAGGGGTTTGGATTTATACCTTCTTAGAACGAATACTAATACCTACTGGGTTGCATCACTTTATCTACTCCCCGTTTGTATTTGGTCCAGCAGTAACACCAGATGGGATTACTCGTGCTTGGATGGCAAACCTAAATGAATTTGCTGCTTCTACAAAACCATTGAAAGAATTGTTCCCTGAAGGTGGTTTTGCTATGCATGGTAACTCTAAGATGTTTGGTTCTATTGGGATTGCTTCAGCATTTTATCTGACTGCAAAACCAGAAAACAAAAAGAAAGTTATTTCTATTTTAATTCCAGTCACTTTAACAGCCTTTTTAGCAGGGATTACTGAACCATTAGAATTCACATTCTTATTCATCTCTCCGCCATTATTTGCGATTCATGCTGTATTAGCTGCTTCAATGACAGCAACTATGTATGCCTTTGGTGTTTCTGGAGATATGGGTGGTGGTTTCCTAGATTTATTAGCGAAAAACTGGATTCCAATGTTTGCAAATCATAAAACAGAAATCTTTACACAATTGGCGATTGGTTTAGCGTTCGCAGTATTGTATGTTCTAATTTTCCGTTTCTTGATTTTGAAATGGGATTTACCAACACCAGGTCGCGAAACTGTTTCAGATGATATTAAACTATTTACGAAAAAAGATTACAAAGCGAAAAAAGCAGGCGGAGCTAATGATGACGGTGAGCCTGAAGGCAATCGTTACCGTGAATCAGCAGCTATTTATCTAGAAGCATTTGGTGGCTCAGATAATATTGATAAAGTAAATAATTGTGCCACTCGTTTGCGTATTACCGTTAAAGACCCTGCAATTGTCGCAACCGATGACGCTTTTCGTGCAGGTGGTGCTCACGGGGTTGTCCGCAATGGTACAGCGTTCCAAGTTATTGTAGGCTTAGATGTTCCTCAAGTGAGAGAACAATTTGAACAATTATTAGATATTAAAGATTAAGGAGTGTTATAAAATCATGAAAAAATTTTCAATCGTCGTTGCCGGTGGAGGAAGTACCTTCACTCCTGGAATTGTCTTAATGTTATTAGACAACTTAGATCGTTTCCCTATTCGTCAAATTAAATTTTATGATAATAATGAAGAACGCCAAAAACAAGTCGCAGATGCTTGCGAAATTTTATTAAAAGAAAAAGCACCTGACATTAACTTTGTTGCAACAACTGATCCAGAAACAGCCTTTACTGATGTTGACTTTGTTATGGCACATATCCGTGTTGGTCTTTATGCAATGCGTGAAAAAGATGAAAAAATCCCATTGAAATATGGTGTGGTTGGTCAAGAGACATGCGGACCTGGCGGAATTGCTTATGGTATGCGCTCAATTGGTGGCGTGTTAGAAATCTTAGACTACATGGAAAAATATTCACCTGATGCTTGGATGTTAAACTACTCTAATCCAGCAGCAATTGTCGCAGAAGCAACACGTAAACTACGTCCGAATTCAAAAATCATCAATATTTGCGATATGCCAGTTGGAATTGAAGAACGTATGGCACGCTCAATCGGATTGAAGTCCCGTAAAGAAATGGTTGTGCGTTACTACGGATTAAATCATTTTGGCTGGTGGACAGACATTCGTGATAAAGATGGCAATGACTTAATGCCAAAAATTAAGGAACATGTGGCACAATATGGTTATTCTCTACAAGATGAAATCGAAGAATCACAACATTTAGATGAAAGCTGGATGCACACTTTTGCCAAAGCACGTGAAGTCTATGCTGTTGATCCTGATACTTTGCCAAATACGTATTTGAAATATTATTTCTACCCTCAAGATGAAGTTGCTCATTCAAACCCTGATTACACACGTGCCAATGAAGTAATGGCTGGCCGTGAAAAACATGTCTTTGGGGAATGTAATGCAATTGCTGCGCGTGGCAATACAGAAGGTACCACTCTTGAAATCGATGAACATGCAAGTTATATTGTCGATTTAGCCCGTGCGATTGCTTATAACACACATGAAAGAATGTTATTGATTGTACCGAATAATGGCGCTATCGTAAACTTTGATGAAACGGCAATGGTTGAAGTACCCTGTATCGTTGGTTCAAACGGTCCTGAACCATTGACACAAGGAAAAATTCCACAGTTCCAAAAAGGTTTGATGGAACAACAAGTATCCGTTGAAAAATTAGTAGTGGAAGCTTGGGTAGAGGGTTCTTACCAAAAACTATGGCAAGCCTTAACCTTATCACGCATCGTGCCAAATGCGCGGGTTGCTAAACAATTATTAGACGATTTAATCGAAGCCAACCAAGAGTTTTGGCCTGAATTAAAATAATTATTAGCAGTTATTCATCCCTCCTTCTTCTTTTTCAGTTATAATAACGGAAGAAGGAGGGATTTGATGAAATTGCAACGTT includes:
- a CDS encoding alpha-glucoside-specific PTS transporter subunit IIBC, with product MMEKVQRFGGAMFTPVLLFSFSGLMVSLAIICKNPMLVGSIATEGTAWYGVWSIIEDGAWTVFNQMELLFVIGLPIGLAKKANARAVMEAFVVYLTFQYFVGGMLKNFSNFFGVDYAMDAGGTSGLKLIANIKTLDTGIIGAIVISAIVVWIHNRFFDTKLPDWLGIFQGSSFVVIIGFFLMLPIAFLVALIWPKIQNGINSMQGFLASSGVLGVWIYTFLERILIPTGLHHFIYSPFVFGPAVTPDGITRAWMANLNEFAASTKPLKELFPEGGFAMHGNSKMFGSIGIASAFYLTAKPENKKKVISILIPVTLTAFLAGITEPLEFTFLFISPPLFAIHAVLAASMTATMYAFGVSGDMGGGFLDLLAKNWIPMFANHKTEIFTQLAIGLAFAVLYVLIFRFLILKWDLPTPGRETVSDDIKLFTKKDYKAKKAGGANDDGEPEGNRYRESAAIYLEAFGGSDNIDKVNNCATRLRITVKDPAIVATDDAFRAGGAHGVVRNGTAFQVIVGLDVPQVREQFEQLLDIKD
- a CDS encoding 6-phospho-alpha-glucosidase; translation: MKKFSIVVAGGGSTFTPGIVLMLLDNLDRFPIRQIKFYDNNEERQKQVADACEILLKEKAPDINFVATTDPETAFTDVDFVMAHIRVGLYAMREKDEKIPLKYGVVGQETCGPGGIAYGMRSIGGVLEILDYMEKYSPDAWMLNYSNPAAIVAEATRKLRPNSKIINICDMPVGIEERMARSIGLKSRKEMVVRYYGLNHFGWWTDIRDKDGNDLMPKIKEHVAQYGYSLQDEIEESQHLDESWMHTFAKAREVYAVDPDTLPNTYLKYYFYPQDEVAHSNPDYTRANEVMAGREKHVFGECNAIAARGNTEGTTLEIDEHASYIVDLARAIAYNTHERMLLIVPNNGAIVNFDETAMVEVPCIVGSNGPEPLTQGKIPQFQKGLMEQQVSVEKLVVEAWVEGSYQKLWQALTLSRIVPNARVAKQLLDDLIEANQEFWPELK